From a single Drosophila sulfurigaster albostrigata strain 15112-1811.04 chromosome 3, ASM2355843v2, whole genome shotgun sequence genomic region:
- the LOC133843513 gene encoding low-density lipoprotein receptor-related protein 1 isoform X2 produces MPATANLCLLLLLCFVVVVSSKSKELQSHELSSSGVGKSSSTTVRATTTTATTVSATPTTTTLRPLTEKGPCPASYFTCNDGFCIPMRWKCDSKPDCTDGSDEGSECGKSPKCNEGQFQCGQSLKCIPMAWLCDGEYDCDKGDVSDETNCHDVIAPKCRAFEGECHNGACLELSKFCDGHWDCDNDELHCDKQNAACAALNCSYNCKLTPQGARCYCTAGQVPESVNSTRCMDYDECTVPGTCDQLCRNTPGSYECSCVSGYTKQGKRCLAINVPPSEPALLTLLSAGGIRRISTLPGIGEVPLTSTQSSQFVLAFEVWHRNRTLCTLQKMWSELTMHCERIDEPNVNWTLPVSAFIAPQQFFVELRLDWLSGNWYFLNEDEGMVYLCTNAVTFCRLILHQVEHPSSLVLDPTKGYLFYTDWSPSLSRALLDGSNRTTLVSTQIYHPSSVTLDLASEHVYWIDVYKDVIERVNYDGRQRWALKKSPNSPVPLKTIQAVEVFENTIYLAPWTDRTIVGLDKFTLKARVLLANVTRGTNFRIFHRQKQPEVAHPCRENNGNCNQICVPLWTRGFASAKCLCTAGYKLHNQTTCLLSAHDKFLVYTDKRLVRITGVPLGTEQVQQLEQLGEQPDVMVPIYNVYGPKAIDVNVRGKSILYVIPDHEASPLSSDEPVYTIKSQSLNGSVSRTLSTGWRQVHAIAYDWINEHLYWTGYRKLSVAPLRNMSKVLTFTLDCDAMSLKVDPTTGLLYWSQWAFQSCEAGIYSAWMDGTHKELLAKASEEMPMLWPRSLDVDRRTKRVYWCDFKLGTIERMKLDGTGREILFKSHQFHPYAMVHNNGIVYWVDNINSTIWRFHVHHTNLTNTFSSTVHLQPNGNAVDLRIFDVATQPLPQTPSECALSKCPGMCLNSPKGAICRCPDRYTLNGTGTHCIPQLTPSTATSSTARSNCTSGHECRSTRQCIDGKDLCDGFDDCEDGSDESSDALGPCNPRTCDKKLHFVCNERCYQRALLCSSISYCRDGSDQLNCEHNTCNSNEFTCEKSGRCIQLTWVNDGVVDCGPDDVSDESSDLDFDKCPEFDCGNGRCRQFADTCDGLDNCGNNADEFACEHECGAGERYCRPIGCYGDLHMCDGINDCEDAADEANCNQTKSDNHPVTGWKELNECASLEFACSDPFECIPEYLRCDGINHCFDKSDEVNCTQLHATKFDLNETVFCEHPDRLCGFSNKCITVNQLCDGHNDCEDTTDEGFLCADKLCEQNHDCSHYCHNTPEGYICSCPAHMFLKPNGKRCSMLHACDHWDTCSQICETNGKSYGCQCLEGFDLAYDKFTCKSTAPDEPYIIFTNRQEIRGMNLKTLSASSFYSSLRNLIALDFLYNNESSVEIYWTDVIDDKIYRGQLVGESLRNVEAVIHSGLSTTEGLAVDWIGKNLYWIDSNLDQIEVAKLNGSFRRTLIAGNMESPRAIALDPREGLLFWTDWDDNSPRIERCSMAGEGRRFISTNWQLSAGWPNGLTLDYTQKRVYWVDAKSDSISSTKYDGSEHHVVLRNKDILSHPFAISVFENYVYWTDWRTTSVIRANKWNGSDVQVMQRTTTQPFGIQVLHSSRQPWNSNPCGDNNGGCSHLCLLSGRGTFKCECPHVMRLDPADERNCVPNEQVLLFVIGDEIRGIDLQQPNHHTIPTIRQSPKHVEPQRIDFLVEDSHIYWSDIQQNEICRAGISSGLIEPIINTNIEKPYGFAIDWIAKHMYFSSGQTVCTILVSNLQGEYTTPIHENLNKVDSIALDPANGKMYWIHSSQENKLWQLEQSNLDGSARQVIHEQNNTIQSLTMDFESQRVYYAYDNSGIAYYDIPKNETHLVLVSSVITAISSLTVYNGTLYFPENIQSAIMHCEKEACQNLSYLRVNTKSVQSIKMFYAEAQTGTNTCAGPLRGGCEQLCLATSATDHVCRCALGYDVEPNNPTRCIARAEFIFYSIDVLQGVEMIDPTEQFEPPKQALLPIPRVSLANYIEYHADTDMLYWGDNDLGTITRVRRDGTQRKTILEAINLAGYKQHDWLGGIAIDWIAGNIYWSDAKRNVIEVARLDGSHRYVVVSHVEKPSVLAVDPLQGLLFYASQNHIGRTGLDGSQPFVLVNQTHPSWAVNSLIVDMDATKVYWCERYPDAIMKVDYDGNLREMLLNDTQSKPVALAMLGDYIYWAENKYNEGSIKVAPLTNLSNSRLILKTKEDAINDLKIYSKRVQHGTNPCAQSNGGCEQLCLFNGTSAICACSHSRLAADGVSCEPYDNFLLFSYRSNIESIHMTEHANKNWPVQIITNATLMRNVIAISYNYEEQLVYYSDVLQSTINQVHFNGTGQRVLVTQQKRVEGLAYDMVNEQLFWTSNNDAAIRSLELVHLTPSAEKNLEHVNNVLSLHSKDKPRGIAVEPCLGMIYWTNWNEQSPSIQRAYLTGYGVERIIHTDIKMPNALTLDLEQQQLYWADARLDKIEHANYDGTNRVVLAHTTPKHAFAMAVYGDLLFWTDWVLHAVVRANKYTGQDVLFLREQVPQPMGIIAVQNSSINCDANQCKILNGLCEDVCILNKDGLAKCHCTQGVLAPDGRRCIAAAHTNCGKSQYNCHSGECIPLELTCDNVTHCLDGSDELRNYCVIRQCPDSHFMCQNHRCIALDQTCDGIQQCGDGSDESPLRCKCQADQFRCGSGECISRHFMCDNMRDCRDFSDEKHCTQRTCEQGDTLFEHCANSTICIMPSWRCDGEKDCPDGTDEVGCQIANRTCAVGQFRCANGRCIASAWRCDGENDCMDEVGEMGSDELNCRLSCQVNQFACDHSCIPSSWQCDGKSDCADGSDEGPQCPSRPCRAHLFQCKSSGRCIPQKWVCDGEPDCPSSGDQGGEDEGSQCGGVTHIPDCQPPAFLCSSVKKISIDYSQKLYMILKRLKSTHLGVLKTQHI; encoded by the exons GTCCCTGTCCAGCCTCGTATTTCACATGCAACGATGGCTTCTGCATACCAATGCGCTGGAAATGCGATTCCAAGCCAGACTGCACGGATGGCTCTGATGAGGGCAGTGAATGTG GCAAGTCACCCAAATGCAACGAGGGGCAATTTCAATGTGGCCAAAGCTTAAAATGCATACCGATGGCATGGCTCTGCGATGGGGAATACGATTGCGACAAGGGTGACGTATCCGATGAGACCAACT GTCACGATGTCATTGCGCCCAAGTGTCGAGCCTTTGAAGGCGAATGCCACAATGGCGCCTGCCTCGAGCTGTCAAAATTCTGCGATGGCCACTGGGATTGTGATAACGATGAGCTGCATTGTG ATAAGCAAAATGCCGCTTGTGCTGCTCTCAACTGCAGctacaattgcaaattgacGCCGCAGGGTGCTCGCTGCTATTGTACGGCCGGACAAGTGCCGGAGTCCGTCAACTCAACACGTTGCATGGACTACGATGAGTGCACTGTGCCCGGCACATGCGATCAATTGTGTCGCAATACACCCGGCTCCTACGAGTGCAGTTGTGTCTCCGGCTATACGAAGCAGGGCAAGCGTTGTCTGGCCATAAACG TGCCCCCATCGGAGCCTGCCTTACTGACTCTGCTGTCCGCTGGCGGCATACGACGAATCAGCACTCTACCGGGAATCGGAGAGGTTCCATTGACGTCCACACAGTCGTCACAATTTGTGCTTGCCTTCGAGGTGTGGCATCGGAATCGCACACTCTGCACCCTCCAGAAGATGTGGTCTGAGCTAACCATGCATTGCGAGCGCATCGACGAACCCAATGTCAATTGGACACTGCCCGTCTCTGCCTTCATTGCGCCCCAGCAAT TTTTCGTGGAGCTGCGCTTAGACTGGCTGTCGGGGAATTGGTATTTCCTGAATGAGGACGAGGGCATGGTATATCTGTGCACCAATGCGGTAACCTTTTGCCGCCTCATACTCCATCAAGTGGAGCATCCATCGTCACTGGTCCTCGACCCCACCAAGGGATATCTCTTCTATACGGATTGGTCGCCAAGCCTGTCCCGTGCCCTGCTCGATGGTAGCAATCGGACAACACTCGTCAGCACACAGATTTATCATCCTAGCAGCGTTACATTGGACCTGGCCAGCGAGCATGTCTATTGGATTGATGTCTATAAGGATGTCATTGAGCGGGTCAACTACGATGGCCGACAACGGTGGGCATTGAAAAAATCCCCAAAT TCGCCAGTGCCATTGAAGACCATACAGGCAGTGGAGGTATTCGAGAACACAATTTATTTGGCACCCTGGACGGACAGGACCATCGTTGGACTGGACAAATTTACGCTGAAGGCGCGCGTGCTGCTGGCGAATGTGACGCGCGGCAcaaattttcgcattttccaTCGCCAGAAGCAGCCGGAGGTGGCGCATCCGTGCCGGGAGAACAACGGCAATTGCAACCAGATTTGTGTGCCGCTTTGGACACGAGGATTTGCGAGCGCCAAGTGCCTCTGCACGGCCGGCTATAAATTGCACAATCAGACGACCTGTTTACTTTCCGCGCACGATAAATTCCTTGTGTACACCGACAAGCGTTTGGTTCGCATCACGGGCGTACCGCTCGGCACCGAGCAGGTGCAGCAGCTGGAACAGCTTGGCGAGCAGCCCGACGTAATGGTACCCATTTACAACGTCTACGGCCCGAAGGCCATCGATGTAAATGTGCGTGGCAAATCCATTCTGTACGTCATACCCGACCACGAGGCATCACCTCTCAGCTCCGACGAGCCCGTCTACACCATCAAGAGCCAGTCCCTCAATGGCAGCGTTTCGCGAACACTCTCAACTGGCTGGCGGCAGGTGCATGCCATTGCCTACGATTGGATTAACGAGCACTTGTACTGGACGGGTTATCGGAAGCTTTCCGTTGCTCCGCTGCGTAATATGAGCAAAGTCCTTACCTTCACGCTGGATTGCGATGCCAT GTCACTCAAGGTAGATCCCACTACTGGTCTGCTCTACTGGTCACAATGGGCATTTCAATCCTGCGAAGCGGGCATCTACAGTGCCTGGATGGATGGCACACACAAAGAGCTGCTGGCAAAGGCATCTGAGGAGATGCCGATGCTCTGGCCGCGTTCGCTGGATGTGGACCGACGCACCAAGCGCGTCTATTGGTGTGATTTTAAGCTGGGCACCATTGAGCGCATGAAACTGGATGGCACTGGGCGGGAAATCCTCTTCAAATCGCATCAATTCCATCCATATGCCATGGTGCACAACAATGGCATAGTCTACTGGGTGGATAACATAAATTCAACGATTTGGCGATTCCATGTGCATCATACGAATCTGACGAATACCTTCAGCTCGACAGTGCATCTGCAGCCCAATGGCAATGCAGTCGATTTGCGTATCTTTGATGTGGCCACACAACCTCTGCCGCAAACTCCCAGCGAGTGTGCCCTGTCCAAGTGCCCGGGCATGTGTCTCAACTCACCCAAAGGCGCCATTTGCCGCTGTCCAGATCGCTATACCCTCAACGGCACCGGCACCCATTGCATACCACAACTGACGCCTTCAACGGCCACGTCATCAACGGCTCGTTCGAACTGCACCTCAGGTCATGAGTGTCGCAGCACACGTCAGTGTATTGATGGCAAGGATCTGTGTGATGGCTTCGATGACTGTGAGGATGGCAGCGACGAGAGCAGCGATGCCTTGGGTCCCTGCAATCCACGCACCTGTGATAAGAAACTGCACTTTGTGTGCAACGAACGCTGCTATCAGCGTGCTCTGCTCTGCAGCTCCATTAGCTACTGCCGGGATGGATCCGATCAGCTCAACTGTGAGCACAACACGTGCAATAGCAATGAATTTACCTGCGAGAAGAGTGGACGCTGCATTCAACTCACTTGGGTCAATGATGGCGTCGTCGATTGTGGACCCGACGATGTCTCCGATGAATCATCCGATCTAGACTTCGACAAGTGCCCCGAGTTTGATTGTGGCAACGGACGTTGTCGGCAATTTGCCGATACTTGTGATGGACTCGACAATTGCGG GAACAATGCAGATGAGTTTGCCTGCGAACATGAATGCGGAGCTGGAGAGCGTTATTGTCGACCAATTGGTTGCTACGGTGATCTGCACATGTGCGATGGCATCAATGATTGCGAGGATGCCGCCGACGAGGCCAACTGCAATCAAACGAAGAGCGATAATCATCCCGTCACTGGCTGGAAGGAGCTAAATGAATGTGCTAGCCTAGAGTTCGCATGCTCGGATCCCTTTGAGTGCATTCCCGAGTATCTGCGGTGCGATGGCATCAATCACTGCTTTGACAAGTCGGATGAGGTCAACTGCACGCAGTTGCATGCCACCAAGTTCGATCTCAACGAGACTGTCTTCTGTGAGCATCCGGATCGTCTGTGTGGCTTTAGCAACAAATGCATTACGGTCAATCAACTCTGCGACGGCCACAACGATTGTGAGGACACCACGGACGAGGGTTTCCTGTGTGCCGACAAGCTATGCGAACAGAATCACGACTGCTCGCATTATTGTCACAATACGCCCGAGGGTTATATTTGCTCGTGTCCTGCTCATATGTTTCTGAAACCGAATGGCAAGCGTTGCAGCATGTTGCATGCCTGTGACCACTGGGATACGTGCTCTCAGATCTGTGAAACCAATGGTAAATCTTATGGCTGCCAATGCCTCGAGGGCTTCGACCTGGCCTACGATAAGTTCACGTGTAAGAGCACAGCACCCGATGAGccttatattatattcacgAATCGACAGGAGATTCGTGGCATGAATCTAAAGACTTTGAGTGCCAGCAGCTTTTACAGTTCGTTGCGTAACCTGATTGCCTTGGACTTTTTGTACAACAACGAGTCGAGCGTGGAGATTTACTGGACGGACGTGATTGATGATAAAATCTATCGCGGTCAATTGGTGGGCGAAAGTTTGCGCAATGTGGAGGCCGTTATACACTCGGGTTTATCGACAACAGAGGGTTTGGCAGTGGACTGGATTGGCAAGAATCTGTATTGGATTGACTCGAATCTGGATCAAATCGAGGTGGCCAAGCTAAATGGTAGCTTTAGGCGCACCCTAATTGCCGGCAACATGGAGAGTCCTCGGGCCATTGCCTTGGATCCACGCGAGGGTTTGCTCTTCTGGACAGATTGGGATGACAATTCGCCGCGCATCGAACGCTGCAGCATGGCCGGCGAGGGCAGACGCTTCATTTCCACCAATTGGCAGCTAAGTGCTGGCTGGCCCAATGGCCTCACTTTGGACTACACACAAAAGCGTGTCTATTGGGTGGACGCCAAATCGGACTCGATAAGCAGCACCAAATACGATGGCTCCGAGCATCATGTGGTGCTACGCAATAAAGACATACTCTCACATCCCTTTGCCATTTCCGTCTTTGAGAACTACGTTTACTGGACGGACTGGCGAACTACATCTGTGATACGTGCAAACAAATGGAATGGCAGCGATGTTCAGGTGATGCAACGCACTACGACTCAACCGTTTGGCATTCAGGTGCTGCACTCGAGTCGCCAGCCCTGGAATAGCAATCCCTGTGGCGATAACAACGGCGGTTGCTCCCATCTCTGTCTTCTGAGCGGTCGAGGAACTTTCAAGTGTGAGTGTCCCCATGTGATGCGCTTGGATCCCGCCGATGAACGCAACTGTGTGCCCAACGAGCAGGTGCTGCTCTTTGTCATTGGAGATGAGATACGCGGCATTGACCTGCAGCAGCCCAATCATCATACCATTCCCACCATCAGGCAATCTCCTAAG CATGTGGAACCGCAACGCATAGATTTCCTGGTGGAGGACAGTCACATCTATTGGTCGGACATACAACAGAATGAGATTTGCCGCGCTGGCATATCGAGTGGCCTCATTGAGCCCATCATCAATACGAACATTGAGAAGCCCTATGGGTTTGCCATCGATTGGATAGCCAAGCACATGTACTTCTCCTCGGGCCAAACAGTTTGCACAATTCTGGTGAGCAACCTGCAGGGTGAATATACAACGCCCATTCATGAGAACCTCAATAAGGTGGACAGCATTGCTCTGGATCCGGCAAA TGGCAAAATGTATTGGATACATTCGTCGCAGGAAAACAAATTGTGGCAACTCGAACAATCGAATCTCGATGGCTCCGCACGCCAAGTCATCCATGAGCAGAACAACACAATACAGAGTCTGACCATGGATTTTGAATCACAGCGCGTGTATTATGCGTACGATAATTCGGGTATTGCATACTACGATATACCCAAAAATGAGACGCATCTGGTGCTGGTGTCCAGCGTGATTACAGCGATCAGTTCGCTCACCGTCTACAATGGCACACTCTATTTTCCCGAGAACATCCAGAGCGCCATCATGCACTGCGAGAAGGAGGCGTGCCAAAATTTGTCCTATCTTCGAGTCAATACAA AGAGCGTTCAGAGCATAAAAATGTTCTACGCCGAGGCCCAAACTGGCACCAACACCTGTGCTGGACCATTGCGCGGTGGCTGCGAACAGCTTTGCCTGGCCACATCGGCCACAGATCATGTGTGTCGCTGTGCACTGGGTTACGATGTGGAGCCGAATAATCCCACACGTTGCATTGCACGCGCCGAGTTCATATTCTATTCCATCGATGTGCTGCAGGGCGTAGAGATGATTGATCCCACAGAGCAGTTTGAGCCACCCAAGCAG GCTCTTTTGCCCATACCACGCGTCAGCTTGGCCAACTATATTGAGTACCATGCGGACACGGATATGCTGTATTGGGGCGACAATGATCTGGGCACAATTACGCGAGTGCGACGCGATGGCACGCAGCGAAAGACCATATTGGAAGCCATCAATTTGGCTGGCTACAAACAACACGATTGGCTCGGTGGCATTGCCATCGATTGGATCGCTGGCAACATCTACTGGAGCGATGCCAAGCGTAATGTGATTGAGGTGGCTCGCCTCGATGGTAGCCATCGCTATGTGGTCGTCTCGCATGTGGAGAAACCCAGTGTGCTGGCTGTGGATCCGTTGCAGGGACTGCTCTTCTATGCCAGCCAAAATCATATAGGACGCACCGGCCTCGATGGCAGCCAACCATTTGTGCTGGTCAATCAAACGCATCCCAGCTGGGCTGTGAACAGTCTGATTGTGGACATGGATGCCACCAAGGTGTACTGGTGCGAAAGGTATCCAGATGCCATCATGAAGGTGGACTACGATGGCAATCTGCGTGAGATGCTCTTGAATGATACGCAAAGCAAACCTGTTGCTCTGGCCATGCTTGGAGATTACATCTACTGGGCGGAGAACAAATACAATGAGGGTTCCATAAAGGTGGCACCGCTCACCAATCTATCCAACTCACGGCTCATACTCAAGACCAAAGAGGATGCCATCAATGATCTCAAGATCTACTCAAAGCGTGTGCAACATGGCACCAATCCTTGTGCCCAAAGCAATGGTGGCTGCGAGCAGTTGTGCCTCTTCAACGGCACCAGCGCCATTTGTGCCTGTTCCCACAGTCGCCTGGCAGCGGATGGCGTCAGTTGTGAGCCCTACGACAACTTTCTGCTCTTCAGCTATCGCAGCAACATCGAGAGCATCCACATGACGGAGCACGCAAACAAGAACTGGCCGGTGCAGATCATAACGAATGCCACCTTGATGCGCAACGTGATTGCCATCAGCTACAACTACGAGGAGCAGTTAGTTTACTACTCGGATGTGCTACAGAGCACCATCAATCAAGTGCACTTCAATGGCACCGGCCAGCGAGTGCTGGTCACGCAGCAGAAACGTGTCGAGGGCTTAGCCTACGACATGGTCAACGAGCAGCTCTTCTGGACATCCAACAACGATGCAGCCATACGCAGCTTGGAGCTGGTGCATCTTACGCCGTCGGCTGAAAAGAATTTAGAGCATGTGAACAATGTGCTCAGTCTGCACAGCAAGGACAAACCACGAGGCATTGCAGTTGAACCCTGCTTGGGCATGATCTATTGGACCAACTGGAACGAACAATCGCCGAGTATACAACGTGCGTATCTGACGGGCTATGGCGTGGAGCGCATTATACACACGGATATCAAGATGCCGAATGCGCTGACGCTCGAtttggagcagcagcagctttatTGGGCCGACGCGCGGCTGGACAAGATCGAGCATGCGAACTACGATGGCACCAATCGTGTTGTGTTGGCGCACACAACGCCCAAGCATGCCTTTGCCATGGCCGTGTACGGGGATCTGTTGTTCTGGACCGATTGGGTGTTGCATGCGGTTGTGCGTGCCAATAAGTACACCGGCCAGGATGTGCTCTTCCTGCGCGAACAAGTTCCCCAGCCTATGGGCATCATTGCGGTGCAGAACAGCAGCATTAACTGCGATGCGAATCAGTGCAAGATACTCAACGGCCTCTGTGAGGATGTCTGCATTCTGAACAAGGACGGACTGGCCAAATGCCACTGCACTCAAGGCGTGCTTGCACCCGATGGACGTCGGTGCATTGCCGCCGCGCACACGAATTGCGGCAAGTCGCAGTACAATTGTCATTCGGGCGAGTGCATTCCACTGGAGCTGACCTGCGACAATGTAACGCACTGTCTGGATGGCAGCGATGAGCTGCGCAACTATTGTGTGATCCGCCAGTGTCCGGATAGTCACTTCATGTGCCAGAATCATCGTTGCATTGCACTCGATCAGACCTGCGATGGCATTCAACAGTGCGGCGATGGCAGCGATGAGTCTCCCCTGCGCTGCAAGTGCCAGGCCGATCAGTTCCGTTGCGGCAGCGGAGAGTGCATCTCGCGGCACTTTATGTGCGACAACATGCGCGATTGTCGCGACTTCAGCGATGAGAAGCACTGCACCCAACGGACTTGTGAGCAGGGCGACACTTTGTTCGAACACTGCGCGAATAGCACCATTTGCATCATGCCCAGCTGGCGCTGCGATGGCGAAAAGGATTGTCCCGACGGCACCGATGAGGTAGGATGTCAAATCGCGAATCGAACCTGCGCCGTGGGTCAGTTCCGTTGTGCGAATGGACGCTGCATTGCGAGTGCCTGGCGCTGTGATGGTGAGAATGATTGCATGGACGAGGTTGGCGAGATGGGCAGCGATGAGTTGAACTGTCGCCTCAGCTGTCAGGTTAATCAGTTTGCCTGTGATCACAGCTGCATACCCAGCAGCTGGCAGTGCGATGGCAAAAGCGATTGCGCAGATGGCAGCGATGAGGGTCCGCAGTGCCCCAGTCGTCCTTGTCGGGCGCATTTGTTCCAGTGCAAGAGCTCGGGTCGTTGCATACCCCAGAAGTGGGTGTGCGATGGCGAGCCCGATTGCCCTAGCAGTGGGGATCAAGGCGGCGAGGATGAGGGTTCCCAGTGTGGCGGTGTTACGCACATTCCCGACTGCCAGCCACCCGCTTTTCTATGCTCCAGTG ttaaaaaaatctCGATTGATTACTCtcaaaaattgtatatgaTTCTGAAGAGATTAAAGAGTACTCACCTCGGTGTACTGAAGACACAACATATATGA